In Burkholderiales bacterium, the following proteins share a genomic window:
- a CDS encoding ABC transporter substrate-binding protein: MPDASAAVVSDLAPTGKLRVGLNMSNFLLTRTDEKSGKPAGVAPDLGAELGRRLGVPVELVPFPNPGALADAAKSGVWDVAFLGAEPQRANEIDFTAAYVEIEATYLVPAGSKIGRVEDADRAGVRIAVPERSAYELWLTRNIRNARLVRIKGADAAFKHFVDDRCDALAGLRPRLISDQANLAGSRILDGNFTAVQQAAGVPKGRAAGVRYLREFIEEAKESGLVAKTIDANGVQGLTVAAASRVQDERGAE, from the coding sequence ATGCCAGACGCAAGCGCCGCAGTGGTCTCCGATCTTGCGCCGACCGGCAAGCTTCGTGTCGGCCTGAACATGTCGAATTTCCTGCTTACGCGCACCGACGAGAAGAGCGGCAAGCCCGCGGGCGTCGCGCCCGATCTGGGCGCAGAACTCGGGCGCCGTCTCGGCGTGCCGGTCGAGCTCGTGCCGTTCCCCAATCCCGGCGCGCTCGCCGACGCCGCGAAGAGCGGCGTGTGGGACGTCGCCTTCCTCGGCGCCGAGCCGCAGCGTGCGAACGAGATCGATTTCACCGCGGCCTACGTCGAGATCGAAGCGACCTATCTCGTGCCCGCGGGATCGAAGATCGGACGCGTGGAAGACGCCGATCGCGCCGGCGTGCGCATCGCGGTGCCGGAGCGCAGCGCCTACGAGCTCTGGCTCACGCGCAACATCAGGAACGCGCGGCTCGTGCGCATCAAGGGCGCGGACGCCGCGTTCAAGCACTTCGTCGACGACCGGTGCGACGCGCTTGCGGGCCTGCGCCCGCGGCTCATCAGCGATCAGGCGAACCTCGCAGGCTCGCGCATCCTCGACGGCAACTTCACCGCCGTGCAGCAGGCGGCGGGCGTTCCCAAGGGCCGCGCCGCGGGTGTGCGCTACCTGCGCGAGTTCATCGAGGAAGCGAAGGAGAGCGGCCTCGTCGCGAAGACGATCGACGCGAACGGCGTGCAGGGCCTCACGGTCGCGGCGGCTTCGCGGGTACAGGACGAGCGCGGCGCGGAATAG
- a CDS encoding CoA transferase produces MALTKRTYTPEARGTLEGVRVLDLSRLVAGNQLTQVLGDYGAEVIKVEPPAGDTLRAWKIKGVETNWKIYARNKKSLCLELRVAEAREALLKLVETAHVFCESFRPGTLEKMGLGPDVLLARNPKLVIVRISGFGQGGPYRRRPGFGTLVEGMSGFASFNGFADREPVLPPMYLADTLAGLYGSTAVMICLREVEQKDGKGQVIDLSLLDPMFAVLGPQAANYRLTNKVKPRTGSRSTNAGPRNAYRCKDGHYVCLSASTQKMAERVFRSIGRPELVDDPRYRTNEERVKHAPELDEIIGGFIAQKTQAENVAFFEQAEVTIGPIYDISQIVDDPHFVERELIADYPDEDMQTFPMHHVVPRLSGTPGTIRTPAPKLGQHNRALLAEVGVDGPAYQALVQKGAVCDGAPAKEEPAQ; encoded by the coding sequence GTGGCACTTACGAAGAGAACCTATACCCCCGAGGCGCGCGGCACGCTCGAAGGCGTGCGCGTCCTCGACCTCTCCCGCCTCGTCGCCGGCAACCAGCTCACGCAGGTGCTCGGCGATTACGGCGCCGAGGTGATCAAGGTCGAGCCGCCGGCGGGCGACACGCTGCGCGCGTGGAAGATCAAAGGCGTCGAGACCAACTGGAAGATCTACGCGCGCAACAAGAAGAGCCTGTGCCTGGAGCTGCGCGTCGCGGAGGCGCGCGAGGCCCTGCTGAAGCTCGTCGAGACCGCGCACGTCTTCTGCGAGAGCTTCCGGCCCGGCACCCTGGAGAAGATGGGGCTCGGCCCCGACGTGCTGCTCGCGCGCAACCCGAAGCTCGTCATCGTGCGCATCTCGGGTTTCGGACAGGGCGGACCCTATCGCCGCCGGCCGGGTTTCGGGACGCTGGTCGAAGGCATGTCGGGCTTCGCCTCGTTCAACGGCTTCGCCGACCGCGAGCCGGTGCTGCCGCCGATGTATCTCGCGGACACGCTCGCCGGGCTGTACGGCTCGACCGCGGTGATGATCTGCTTACGCGAAGTGGAGCAGAAAGACGGCAAGGGACAGGTGATCGATCTGTCGCTGCTCGACCCGATGTTCGCCGTGCTCGGACCGCAGGCGGCGAACTACCGGCTCACCAACAAGGTGAAGCCGCGCACCGGAAGCCGCTCGACCAACGCCGGCCCGCGCAACGCCTACCGCTGCAAGGACGGCCATTACGTCTGCCTGTCGGCGTCGACGCAGAAGATGGCCGAGCGCGTCTTCCGCTCGATCGGCCGGCCCGAGCTCGTCGACGATCCGCGCTACCGCACCAATGAAGAGCGCGTGAAGCACGCGCCCGAGCTCGACGAGATCATCGGCGGTTTCATCGCGCAGAAGACTCAGGCCGAGAACGTCGCGTTCTTCGAGCAGGCCGAAGTGACGATCGGCCCCATCTACGACATCTCGCAGATCGTCGACGACCCGCATTTCGTCGAGCGCGAGCTCATCGCCGACTATCCCGACGAGGACATGCAGACCTTCCCGATGCACCACGTCGTGCCGCGTCTTTCGGGCACGCCGGGAACGATACGCACGCCCGCGCCGAAGCTCGGGCAGCACAACCGCGCGCTGCTCGCGGAAGTCGGGGTAGACGGCCCCGCTTACCAGGCGCTCGTGCAGAAGGGCGCGGTGTGCGACGGCGCGCCGGCCAAAGAAGAACCCGCCCAATGA
- a CDS encoding PQQ-dependent dehydrogenase, methanol/ethanol family translates to MRKLFAAALCSLSAAAYAQTADDLLNKSGSTDNVTTFGMGYDLKQWSPLKQINKSNVKRLVPVWSTSTMNDMGDLSQPTVYNGVMYVVNGNMTMALDVETGRQIWRTPVTYDRAALRVSGGGALMRGPATIYNGRLYRETLDAHVIALDMKTGKEVWRQKYADFKEGYKGVVAPMIANGVLIAGTGGGESTTRGFIDGYDPETGKRLWRRWTIPAPGEPGSETWPHKTKPDAWKYGGGSTWQTFSYDPELDLIYMGTGNAEPYNPVYRESHDSLYTASILAIRPKTGEIAWYYQYLPNDSFDFDSTAESILADIPVNGQTRKVLINPHKNGFLYVIDRTNGKLVAANPFVKVNWASKVDLETGRPVLTDVLDRAVKGEQVLLHPSRGTNATLGAFDRRSGLVYLNTWNLPRLMKFVEAKLEMGGNYTGMESSMAVPKGEPAGWHIAIDPLTGKTKWQTPLMDFASSAGMLGTDGGLLFTGLLTGEVIALDQDTGKQLWKFKTGSSVNAPPITYTYKGRQYVTVLSGRGGSVAGRFITNSVPAGGSVWTFALMDGQ, encoded by the coding sequence ATGAGGAAGCTATTCGCAGCGGCGCTGTGCTCGCTGAGCGCCGCCGCCTACGCACAGACCGCCGACGATCTGCTCAACAAGAGCGGAAGCACCGACAACGTCACCACGTTCGGCATGGGCTACGACCTGAAGCAGTGGAGCCCGCTCAAGCAGATCAATAAATCCAACGTGAAGCGCCTCGTGCCGGTCTGGAGCACGAGCACGATGAACGACATGGGCGACCTGTCGCAGCCCACGGTCTACAACGGTGTGATGTACGTCGTGAACGGCAACATGACGATGGCGCTCGACGTCGAGACCGGCAGGCAGATCTGGCGCACGCCGGTCACCTACGACCGCGCGGCGCTGCGGGTCTCGGGCGGCGGCGCGCTCATGCGCGGGCCGGCGACGATCTACAACGGCAGGCTGTACCGCGAGACGCTCGATGCGCACGTCATCGCGCTCGACATGAAGACCGGCAAGGAAGTGTGGCGCCAGAAATACGCCGACTTCAAGGAAGGCTACAAGGGCGTGGTCGCGCCGATGATCGCCAACGGCGTGCTGATCGCGGGCACCGGCGGCGGCGAGAGCACGACGCGCGGCTTCATCGACGGCTACGATCCCGAGACCGGCAAGCGGCTGTGGCGCCGCTGGACGATCCCCGCGCCGGGCGAGCCCGGCTCCGAGACCTGGCCGCACAAGACCAAGCCCGACGCGTGGAAATACGGCGGCGGCTCGACGTGGCAGACCTTCTCGTACGATCCCGAGCTCGATCTGATCTACATGGGCACGGGCAACGCGGAACCGTACAACCCGGTCTATCGCGAGTCGCACGACAGCCTCTACACCGCGAGCATCCTCGCCATCAGGCCCAAGACCGGCGAGATCGCGTGGTACTACCAGTACCTCCCGAACGACAGCTTCGACTTCGATTCGACCGCCGAGAGCATCCTCGCCGACATCCCGGTGAACGGCCAGACGCGCAAGGTACTGATCAACCCCCACAAGAACGGCTTCCTGTACGTGATCGACCGCACCAACGGCAAGCTCGTCGCGGCGAACCCGTTCGTGAAAGTGAACTGGGCCTCGAAAGTCGATCTCGAAACCGGCAGGCCGGTGCTCACCGACGTCCTCGACCGCGCGGTCAAGGGCGAGCAGGTGCTGCTCCATCCGTCGCGCGGGACCAATGCGACGCTCGGCGCGTTCGATCGCAGGAGCGGGCTGGTCTATCTCAACACCTGGAACCTGCCGCGTCTGATGAAGTTCGTCGAAGCCAAGCTCGAGATGGGCGGCAACTACACCGGCATGGAATCGAGCATGGCCGTGCCCAAGGGCGAGCCTGCGGGCTGGCACATCGCGATCGATCCGCTCACCGGCAAGACCAAGTGGCAGACGCCGCTGATGGACTTCGCGAGCTCGGCCGGGATGCTCGGCACCGACGGCGGCCTGCTCTTCACCGGATTGCTGACCGGCGAAGTGATCGCCCTCGACCAGGACACCGGCAAGCAGCTGTGGAAGTTCAAGACCGGCTCGTCGGTCAACGCGCCGCCCATCACCTATACCTACAAAGGCAGGCAGTACGTGACGGTGCTCTCGGGCCGCGGCGGCAGCGTGGCGGGGCGCTTCATCACCAACAGCGTGCCGGCGGGCGGCTCGGTGTGGACCTTCGCGCTGATGGATGGCCAGTGA
- a CDS encoding tripartite tricarboxylate transporter substrate binding protein has translation MSARAFYARGASVRMMAVAIAATSATAVSEASAQHFPGKPVRILVGAPPGGSNDIFARAIGQRISPALGQPVVVDNRPGANQLIAADLCAKAAPDGHTLYITTTSFAAGVAISPKQPFDPVNDLTGVSKVGNGPMVLVIHPSLPAKTARDLVAIAKSKPGQLNYTSAGIGSINHMAMEVLKAQAKIDVVHIPHKGMAPALTDLMAGNVQILIVSLPSVAAQMKSGRLRALGVTGPKRTSFAPELPTVSESGVPGYEATLWWGIFAPSKTPKDVIARLNGEINKTLTSAEMKKVFTDFGAEPEPTTPEAFSSFVKSEIAKWTKVVKAANIKPE, from the coding sequence ATGAGCGCTCGTGCCTTTTACGCACGCGGCGCGTCGGTCCGCATGATGGCCGTCGCAATCGCCGCGACTTCCGCCACTGCCGTATCCGAAGCGTCCGCCCAGCATTTCCCCGGCAAACCCGTCCGCATCCTCGTCGGCGCGCCGCCCGGCGGCAGCAACGACATCTTCGCGCGGGCGATCGGCCAGCGCATCAGTCCCGCGCTCGGCCAGCCGGTCGTGGTCGACAACCGCCCCGGCGCCAACCAGCTCATCGCAGCGGACCTGTGCGCGAAAGCCGCGCCCGACGGGCACACGCTCTACATCACCACCACCTCGTTCGCCGCGGGCGTCGCGATCTCGCCCAAGCAGCCGTTCGATCCGGTGAACGACCTCACCGGCGTGTCGAAAGTCGGCAACGGGCCGATGGTGCTCGTGATCCATCCGTCGCTGCCGGCCAAGACCGCCAGGGACCTCGTCGCGATCGCCAAATCCAAACCCGGCCAGCTCAACTACACCTCGGCGGGCATCGGCAGCATCAACCACATGGCGATGGAAGTGCTGAAAGCGCAGGCGAAGATCGACGTCGTGCACATCCCGCACAAAGGAATGGCGCCGGCGCTGACCGATCTCATGGCGGGCAACGTCCAGATCCTCATCGTGAGCCTGCCTTCGGTCGCGGCTCAGATGAAATCGGGCCGCCTGCGCGCGCTCGGCGTGACGGGGCCCAAGCGCACGAGCTTCGCGCCCGAGCTGCCGACCGTTTCCGAGTCCGGCGTCCCCGGCTACGAAGCGACGCTGTGGTGGGGCATCTTCGCGCCGTCCAAAACGCCGAAGGACGTGATCGCACGACTGAACGGCGAGATCAACAAGACGCTGACGTCGGCCGAGATGAAGAAAGTCTTCACCGACTTCGGCGCCGAGCCCGAGCCGACCACGCCCGAAGCGTTCAGCAGCTTCGTGAAGTCCGAGATCGCGAAGTGGACGAAGGTGGTGAAGGCGGCGAACATCAAGCCCGAATGA
- a CDS encoding aldolase/citrate lyase family protein, with product MEIPRLNGIIKQLEQGRNTFVSFAPADIGNTISQATEPYDGIVFEMEHNGYDIAQLRHCLQYLLNRRQIVQSGSLAPAVTPMVRIPPNGSEMNQWVAKQVLDSGVFGIVWPHVSTVQEAYNAVASCRYARPEGAPRFEPRGQRGDAPAAAARYWGLTQPEYYERADVWPLDPKGEVLVAIMCEDVVGMKNLPKILEEVPGIGAVVIGEGDLSQNLGFPRQYDHPTVAGAIGEILAICKEHNVACGHPHVDEKNVKTVIEQGFKWLMPKPERSNAALAMGRKLTA from the coding sequence ATGGAAATCCCGCGTCTGAACGGCATCATCAAGCAGCTCGAGCAGGGCAGGAACACCTTCGTGAGCTTCGCGCCCGCGGACATCGGCAACACGATCAGCCAGGCGACCGAGCCGTACGACGGCATCGTGTTCGAGATGGAGCACAACGGCTACGACATCGCGCAGCTTCGCCACTGTCTCCAGTACCTGCTCAACCGCCGCCAGATCGTGCAGTCGGGCTCGCTCGCGCCGGCGGTGACGCCGATGGTGCGCATCCCGCCGAACGGCTCGGAGATGAACCAGTGGGTCGCCAAGCAGGTGCTCGACAGCGGGGTGTTCGGCATCGTGTGGCCGCACGTCTCTACGGTGCAGGAAGCCTATAACGCGGTCGCCTCGTGCCGTTACGCGCGCCCCGAAGGCGCGCCGAGATTCGAGCCTCGCGGCCAGCGCGGCGACGCGCCCGCGGCGGCGGCGCGCTACTGGGGCCTGACGCAGCCCGAGTACTACGAGCGCGCCGACGTCTGGCCGCTCGACCCCAAGGGCGAGGTCCTCGTCGCCATCATGTGCGAGGACGTCGTCGGCATGAAGAACCTGCCGAAGATCCTCGAGGAAGTGCCGGGCATCGGCGCGGTCGTCATCGGCGAAGGCGACCTCTCGCAGAACCTCGGTTTCCCGCGCCAGTACGATCATCCCACCGTCGCCGGCGCCATCGGCGAGATCCTCGCGATCTGCAAGGAGCACAACGTCGCCTGCGGCCATCCTCACGTGGACGAGAAGAACGTGAAGACGGTGATCGAGCAGGGCTTCAAGTGGCTCATGCCGAAGCCGGAGCGGTCGAACGCCGCGCTGGCGATGGGACGCAAACTGACGGCGTAG
- a CDS encoding methyltransferase domain-containing protein: MTKERVRHVLNVGGNNRSIPLPPQYAGWEQIVLDVDPRGEPDLVWDARELSKLAPHLYDAVYCSHNLEHYHRHEVPRVLAGFLHVLRPGGFAHIRVPDMGELMRTVVAKELDIDDFLYESPAGPITVRDVIYGYAAEIEHSGNDFYAHKTGFTVKSLTAALLASGFTRAYTHTRDLEIVAVAFAGEPDDYARRLWGLPAGE; encoded by the coding sequence ATGACGAAGGAGCGGGTCCGCCACGTGCTCAACGTCGGCGGCAACAATCGCAGCATACCGCTGCCGCCTCAGTACGCGGGCTGGGAGCAGATCGTGCTCGACGTCGACCCGCGCGGCGAGCCCGACCTGGTATGGGACGCGCGCGAGCTCTCGAAGCTCGCGCCGCATCTCTACGACGCGGTGTACTGCTCGCACAATCTCGAGCATTACCATCGCCACGAGGTGCCGCGCGTGCTCGCCGGCTTCCTGCACGTATTGAGGCCCGGCGGCTTCGCGCACATCCGCGTGCCCGACATGGGCGAGCTGATGCGCACCGTGGTGGCGAAAGAGCTCGACATCGACGATTTCCTGTACGAGTCGCCCGCCGGACCGATCACGGTGCGCGACGTAATCTACGGTTACGCCGCCGAGATCGAGCACAGCGGCAACGACTTCTACGCTCACAAGACCGGCTTCACGGTGAAATCGCTGACCGCGGCGCTCCTCGCCAGCGGCTTTACGCGCGCCTACACCCATACCCGCGACCTCGAGATCGTCGCGGTGGCTTTCGCGGGCGAGCCCGACGACTACGCGCGGCGGCTGTGGGGCCTGCCGGCGGGCGAATAG
- a CDS encoding 2-dehydropantoate 2-reductase, whose amino-acid sequence MGKRIAFVGAGALGGYVGGYFAHHGHDVTLIDMWPENIEAIRSRGLELDGVTPEEKFTVTKAKTMHLTEVQSLAKQKPIDIAFVSVKSYDTEWATMLIKPYLAPDGYVVSLQNCVNEEKIAGIVGWGKTLGVVASVISVDMRDAAKIVRTAPKGGDKHTVFRVGEVHGTITRRVQELVEMFKCIDSAKGTNNLWGERWSKLSQNGLRNGVSALTNLTSPQCDINDAVRRFSIQLGGESVRVATALGYQLEKIGGARPELWDIAAAGNTDAMTELEEHLIRKAKDNPRGDEQRPSMAQDIRKGRRTEIDFMNGFIVDKGKMLGIPTPTHQKLVDLVHQVERGDIKQSPTHLGG is encoded by the coding sequence ATGGGCAAGAGAATCGCATTCGTCGGCGCCGGTGCGCTCGGCGGCTACGTGGGAGGCTATTTCGCGCATCACGGCCACGACGTGACGCTGATCGACATGTGGCCGGAGAACATCGAGGCGATACGCTCGCGCGGGCTGGAGCTCGACGGCGTGACGCCCGAAGAGAAGTTCACGGTCACCAAGGCGAAGACCATGCACCTCACCGAGGTGCAGTCGCTCGCCAAGCAGAAGCCGATCGACATCGCGTTCGTGTCGGTGAAGTCGTACGACACCGAGTGGGCGACGATGCTGATCAAGCCCTATCTCGCGCCCGACGGCTACGTGGTGTCGCTGCAGAACTGCGTGAACGAGGAGAAGATCGCGGGCATCGTCGGCTGGGGCAAGACCCTCGGCGTTGTTGCCTCGGTCATCTCGGTCGACATGCGCGATGCCGCGAAGATCGTGCGCACCGCCCCCAAGGGCGGCGACAAGCACACGGTGTTCCGCGTCGGTGAAGTGCACGGCACGATCACCAGGCGCGTGCAGGAGCTCGTCGAGATGTTCAAGTGCATCGACAGCGCCAAGGGCACGAACAACCTGTGGGGCGAGCGCTGGTCGAAGCTCTCGCAGAACGGTCTTCGGAACGGCGTCTCGGCGCTGACCAATCTCACCAGCCCGCAGTGCGACATCAACGACGCGGTGCGGCGCTTCTCGATCCAGCTCGGCGGCGAGTCGGTGCGCGTGGCGACCGCGCTCGGCTACCAGCTCGAGAAGATCGGCGGCGCGCGCCCCGAGCTGTGGGATATTGCGGCCGCCGGCAACACCGACGCGATGACCGAGCTCGAGGAGCATCTCATCAGGAAGGCCAAGGACAATCCGCGCGGCGACGAGCAGCGCCCGTCGATGGCGCAGGACATCCGCAAGGGCCGCCGCACCGAGATCGACTTCATGAACGGCTTCATCGTCGACAAGGGCAAGATGCTCGGCATCCCGACCCCGACGCACCAGAAGCTGGTGGATCTCGTGCACCAGGTCGAGCGCGGGGATATCAAACAGTCGCCGACTCACCTCGGCGGCTGA
- a CDS encoding cytochrome c, translated as MRFAGFGVALVFAAAAANVGAQDDEAVKRGAQTYARHCATCHGTRLADPPWATDLREFPKSDRARFVDSVTYGKNNMPPWGDVLKPDDIAALWAYVLTGGK; from the coding sequence GTGAGATTCGCAGGATTCGGTGTTGCCCTCGTGTTCGCGGCCGCGGCCGCGAACGTCGGGGCGCAGGACGACGAAGCGGTGAAGCGCGGCGCACAGACTTACGCCAGGCACTGCGCGACGTGCCACGGCACGCGCCTCGCGGACCCGCCGTGGGCGACCGACCTCAGGGAATTCCCGAAGAGCGACCGCGCGCGCTTCGTCGACTCGGTGACCTACGGCAAGAACAACATGCCGCCGTGGGGCGACGTGCTGAAGCCGGACGACATCGCTGCGCTGTGGGCGTACGTGCTGACCGGGGGCAAATGA
- the clpX gene encoding ATP-dependent Clp protease ATP-binding subunit ClpX produces MLDRSIKPSSIVRYLDDYVVGQEVAKKTLAVAVYSHYRKIEQSEATSVEIAKSNVMLIGPSGTGKTLMCETLSRFIDVPFVTADATSLAQTRYVNEEIDAILQRLVDRANDDIARAQNGIVFIDEIDKLKAPHGQQRTLSGESVQHALLKIMEGSPVKLHSGKYLDTTNILFICGGAFVGLEEIMSKTHGYGFISTSDTDNQNILDRLNTRVKPTDLVEFGLIPEFTGRLPIIATFHDLTRPMLVEILTVPRNSIYNQFRAIFANEGVDLEIERRTFEQIAEIAYEYKTGARSLRGIFEEMITPILYEIPDRPEVKKVHIASLFTDATFVQ; encoded by the coding sequence ATGTTAGATCGGAGCATCAAGCCCAGCTCGATCGTGCGGTACTTGGACGACTACGTCGTCGGCCAGGAGGTCGCGAAGAAGACGCTCGCGGTGGCGGTGTACTCGCACTACCGCAAGATCGAGCAGTCGGAGGCGACCTCGGTCGAGATCGCCAAGAGCAACGTCATGCTCATCGGCCCTTCGGGCACGGGCAAGACGCTGATGTGCGAGACGCTGTCGCGCTTCATCGACGTGCCGTTCGTCACCGCCGACGCGACCTCGCTCGCCCAGACGCGCTACGTCAACGAGGAGATCGACGCGATCCTGCAGCGCCTCGTGGACCGCGCGAACGACGACATCGCGCGCGCGCAGAACGGCATCGTCTTCATCGACGAGATCGACAAGCTCAAGGCGCCGCACGGCCAGCAGCGCACGCTCTCGGGCGAGAGCGTGCAGCACGCGCTGCTGAAGATCATGGAAGGCTCGCCGGTCAAGCTGCACAGCGGCAAGTATCTCGACACCACGAACATCCTCTTCATCTGCGGCGGGGCGTTCGTGGGGCTCGAGGAGATCATGTCCAAGACGCACGGCTACGGCTTCATCTCGACGTCGGACACCGACAACCAGAACATCCTCGACCGGCTCAACACGCGGGTGAAGCCGACCGACCTCGTCGAGTTCGGCCTGATCCCCGAGTTCACGGGCCGGCTGCCGATCATCGCGACTTTCCACGATCTCACCCGGCCGATGCTGGTCGAGATCCTCACGGTGCCGCGCAACTCGATCTACAACCAGTTCCGGGCGATCTTCGCCAACGAAGGCGTCGACCTCGAGATCGAGCGCCGCACCTTCGAGCAGATCGCCGAGATCGCCTACGAGTACAAGACCGGCGCGCGATCGTTACGCGGCATCTTCGAGGAGATGATCACGCCGATCCTCTACGAGATCCCCGACCGCCCGGAGGTGAAGAAGGTGCACATCGCCTCCCTCTTCACCGACGCGACGTTCGTTCAGTAA
- a CDS encoding Crp/Fnr family transcriptional regulator translates to MSRYNADPQTLRRLAPFSWFSSGQLSWAMGAIETRSYERNAVIQHSGQEGDGLYILLEGQVSVLHEDGEGHQLLVTSIGPHEFFGELGLFEGQACAASIRAESRCRALFVPRKVVLECLEENARAAMCMLDKITARLCQTHAKLAHLALTTVEQRVASTLVEHSVESDGVWHVRVGAEQISSMVAASREMVSRVVKRMVEGGIVRRDRRRLIVVDREAVSSLAARRLHASHGGNGDARRPAQA, encoded by the coding sequence ATGTCCCGCTATAACGCAGACCCCCAGACGCTACGACGGCTTGCGCCGTTCTCGTGGTTTTCCAGCGGCCAGTTGTCTTGGGCGATGGGGGCGATCGAGACCCGGTCGTACGAGCGCAACGCCGTCATCCAGCATTCGGGCCAGGAAGGTGACGGGCTCTACATCCTGCTCGAGGGACAGGTCTCGGTGCTGCACGAGGACGGCGAAGGCCACCAGCTGCTGGTGACGAGCATCGGGCCGCACGAGTTCTTCGGAGAGCTCGGTCTTTTCGAGGGACAGGCGTGCGCCGCCAGCATCCGCGCCGAGTCGCGCTGCAGGGCGCTCTTCGTCCCGCGCAAGGTCGTTCTGGAATGCCTCGAGGAGAATGCGCGCGCCGCGATGTGCATGCTCGACAAGATCACCGCGCGCCTTTGTCAGACGCACGCGAAGCTCGCGCATCTCGCGCTCACGACCGTCGAGCAGCGCGTCGCCAGCACGCTCGTCGAGCACAGCGTCGAGTCGGACGGCGTGTGGCATGTGCGCGTGGGCGCCGAACAGATCTCGTCGATGGTCGCCGCGTCGCGCGAGATGGTCAGCCGGGTGGTGAAGAGGATGGTGGAAGGCGGCATCGTTCGCCGCGACCGCCGCAGGCTGATCGTGGTCGACCGGGAAGCGGTCTCCTCACTGGCCGCGCGCAGGCTGCATGCCTCGCATGGCGGCAATGGCGACGCGCGTCGCCCCGCCCAGGCATAA
- a CDS encoding type II 3-dehydroquinate dehydratase, which produces MAKVLVVHGKGMEMRGKEKIEIFGTMTLPEYDEHIRRYAKELGIDVEIFHSNVESEVVAKIGAAKESVDAIVINPAGYTTGHPALAAALAEVHAPTVEVHVSNPARRGGVSEIARVTRSALAGYGVFGYYLALRGTVELLKS; this is translated from the coding sequence ATGGCGAAGGTACTGGTGGTGCACGGCAAGGGCATGGAGATGCGCGGCAAGGAGAAGATCGAGATCTTCGGCACGATGACGCTGCCCGAATACGACGAGCACATCCGCCGCTATGCGAAGGAGCTCGGGATCGACGTCGAGATCTTCCATTCGAACGTCGAGAGCGAGGTGGTCGCGAAGATCGGCGCGGCGAAGGAAAGCGTCGACGCGATCGTCATCAATCCCGCGGGCTACACGACCGGCCATCCCGCGCTCGCCGCCGCGCTCGCGGAGGTGCATGCGCCGACCGTCGAAGTGCATGTGTCTAACCCCGCGCGACGCGGCGGCGTGTCGGAGATCGCGCGCGTGACGCGCAGCGCGCTCGCGGGTTACGGGGTGTTCGGCTATTACCTTGCCTTGCGCGGCACGGTCGAGCTGCTGAAAAGCTAA